A genomic stretch from Heterodontus francisci isolate sHetFra1 chromosome 23, sHetFra1.hap1, whole genome shotgun sequence includes:
- the lhx5 gene encoding LIM/homeobox protein Lhx5 has translation MVHCAGCERPILDRFLLNVLDRAWHIKCVQCCECKCNLTEKCFSREGKLYCKNDFFRRFGTKCAGCCQGISPSDLVRKARNKVFHLNCFTCMVCNKQLSTGEELYIIDENKFVCKEDYLSTNSLKDTNLNSVSSCTDRSLSPDIQDQNIDDTKETDNSTSSDKETQNNENEEQSMGTKRRGPRTTIKAKQLETLKAAFAATPKPTRHIREQLAQETGLNMRVIQVWFQNRRSKERRMKQLSALGARRHAFFRSPRRMRPLGGRLDESEMMGSAPYNYYGDYQGDYYGPTANYDFFPHGPPSSQAHSPADSGYMQSSGPGGTSLGVLEPPLSGHHPPTIGGSENQRYTDMISHPDTPSPEPGMTGPLHPIPGEVFSGGPSPPFSMSSNSGYSGPLSHPSQEMNETAVW, from the exons ATGGTGCACTGTGCTGGTTGTGAGAGGCCTATTTTAGATAGGTTCCTCCTAAACGTGCTGGACAGAGCTTGGCACATCAAGTGCGTCCAATGCTGTGAATGCAAGTGCAACTTGACTGAAAAATGCTTTTCAAGAGAAGGGAAGCTTTACTGTAAAAACGATTTCTTCAG GCGGTTTGGTACAAAATGTGCGGGATGTTGTCAAGGTATTTCTCCCAGTGATCTCGTAAGAAAAGCGAGAAATAAAGTGTTTCACTTAAACTGCTTTACTTGTATGGTTTGTAATAAACAACTGTCGACTGGAGAGGAACTCTATATTATCGATGAAAATAAATTTGTGTGCAAAGAAGACTATTTAAGCACCAACAGTTTAAAAGATACCAACTTAAATTCAG TATCTTCGTGCACAGATCGGAGTTTATCGCCTGATATCCAGGATCAGAATATAGATGATACAAAAGAAACGGACAATTCCACCTCGTCAGACAAAGAGACGCAGAATAATGAGAACGAGGAACAGAGCATGGGCACCAAGCGGAGAGGACCCCGAACCACGATTAAAGCCAAGCAGTTAGAAACATTAAAAGCTGCTTTCGCCGCTACCCCGAAGCCCACCCGGCACATACGGGAGCAACTTGCTCAGGAAACAGGCCTCAACATGCGGGTTATTCAG GTCTGGTTTCAGAACAGAAGATCTAAAGAGAGGAGAATGAAGCAGTTGAGTGCTCTGGGTGCACGGCGGCACGCTTTCTTTCGAAGTCCCAGGCGCATGCGTCCTTTGGGAGGGCGCCTGGACGAATCGGAAATGATGGGCTCTGCTCCCTACAATTACTATGGAG ATTATCAAGGAGACTACTACGGCCCAACTGCAAATTATGACTTTTTCCCGCACGGTCCACCGTCCTCTCAAGCACATTCGCCGGCAGATTCCGGCTACATGCAGTCCTCAGGACCTGGAGGAACCTCACTCGGAGTACTTGAACCTCCCCTATCCGGCCACCATCCTCCCACTATCGGTGGCAGCGAAAACCAAAGGTATACGGACATGATTTCCCACCCTGACACCCCGAGCCCTGAGCCAGGTATGACCGGGCCGCTGCACCCGATCCCGGGCGAAGTGTTTAGCGGAGGACCCAGCCCGCCCTTCTCAATGTCCAGCAACAGTGGCTACAGCGGGCCGCTTTCACATCCGAGTCAGGAGATGAATGAGACTGCGGTCTGGTGA